Proteins encoded together in one Miscanthus floridulus cultivar M001 chromosome 16, ASM1932011v1, whole genome shotgun sequence window:
- the LOC136512903 gene encoding uncharacterized protein: MAARSSSMAAEDDYETEQKKQAAADVLFHYSQFVMVCIGEDVRPTDLRLHLMKEVSGMPTSLKEPQQAAASPASSGEPSSSGTMKSDKNEIS; encoded by the exons ATGGCTGCGCGGAGCAGTTCTATGGCCGCCGAGGATGACTACGAG ACTGAACAAAAGAAGCAAGCTGCTGCAGATGTTCTTTTTCACTATTCGCAATTTGTTATGGTCTGCATTGGTGAGGATGTTCGCCCGACTGATCTCAGGTTGCATCTTATGAAg GAAGTTTCAGGAATGCCCACTTCTCTGAAGGAGCCTCAACAGGCTGCTGCCTCACCGGCTTCCAGTGGCGAACCGTCTTCCTCTGGAACGATGAAAAGCGACAAGAACGAAATCTCCTAA
- the LOC136510722 gene encoding uncharacterized protein, with the protein MYTCLGGFPSLPSFPMSTMPATVSGSMQATGNGTLPTTGTGTMGALSAELALAPIVAHSYAMMNIKSHVPITLELNSNYSKWAFFFKSLCGKFRLHKHIDGSAPPQPTDPEWDAVECCVCGWILDFIDDSVLDLTMDEPNSNAHDLWVTIEEIFHVNKEPRAIFLLNEFHSMVQGDSTILAHYQRLKTKATALRDVGHPMEDSQLILTLLRGLNPRFSNTVDNIANSTVLPSFGRAHDMLVLKEICLANDKKTIVNTASPWPALAAPV; encoded by the coding sequence atgtacacctgccTCGGCGGCttcccctccctcccttccttccCGATGTCCACCATGCCGGCGACTGTCAGCGGCTCCATGCAGGCCACCGGGAACGGCACCCTGCCGACCACTGGTACTGGCACCATGGGTGCCCTCAGCGCCGAACTTGCCCTAGCACCGATCGTGGCCCATTCCTATGCCATGATGAACATCAAGTCCCATGTCCCGATCACATTGGAATTGAACTCCAACTACTCGAAGTGGGCGTTCTTCTTCAAGTCGTTGTGTGGCAAATTCAGGCTACATAAGCACATCGATGGCTCTGCTCCTCCTCAACCCACTGACCCTGAGTGGGATGCCGTAGAGTGCTGCGTCTGTGGCTGGATCCTCGACTTCATCGATGACTCCGTCCTTGATCTCACCATGGATGAGCCTAATTCGAACGCCCACGACCTCTGGGTGACGATTGAGGAAATCTTCCACGTCAACAAGGAGCCGCGTGCCATCTTCCTCCTCAACGAGTTTCATTCCATGGTGCAGGGTGACTCCACAATCTTAGCACACTACCAGCGCCTGAAGACCAAGGCCACCGCCCTCCGTGATGTTGGTCATCCTATGGAGGACTCACAGCTCATCCTCACCCTCTTGCGCGGCTTGAACCCTCGCTTCTCAAACACCGTAGACAACATCGCCAACTCCACCGTCCTTCCCTCGTTTGGCAGGGCCCATGACATGCTAGTCCTCAAGGAGATCTGCCTGGCCAACGACAAGAAGACCATCGTCAACACCGCCTCACCATGGCCAGCTCTGGCTGCACCAGTCTAG